GATATGAAGAGCAATAGAAGTGATTTAAGACAAATCAATCACACATGGGTGAGGAGGCCGTGGACGAGTACGAACCACACCTTCTGTGCGGCGGCAAGGATGAGTGGACGATGCAGTTGGAGACGGGCCTCCCGGGTGCCGACAAGCTAACTCAGCTACTGGTCGCCGTGCAGCTCGACGGACCGCGCACGGCGTCGTATGGCTCACCGCCTGCAAATCAGAGAAGAGAGGAAAATCATAGAAGGGAGGAGGTGAAGGACAGCAACAGCTCACCGCTCACAAAGAAGAGGTAACGCCACCTACAAGTACAACGAAACTAAACACAACAAAATCAAGCCGGGCTCCACGAATACATGTAACCAAACATGAGCAAATGTACTAGTGAAGCTAGGCTTAGGCTGATCTGGCTCCAAATTCTAGCCAGGCTAGGATTAGTCAATGAACCAAACAGTCAACCTGGTGTAGACCCATGCGAGATAGAGCGCCGTGGAAGGGAGCTTGCGCGTGTCTTGCGTCTGGGTCCTTAACGGAGTAGGCTATATCCAAATGAGCTCCTTCACTCGTTCCTCCGCTCTTGGACGTTTGTCCACACCACACGTATACTGAGCAAGGATGTAGTACAAGTTACGAGTAAATATCAACGCGAAATGATCAAATTCATACACGTATTGAATGATATGGtataatcgaatattttatttcaaatcgtTTAACTAGAGATAGTGGTATTCTAACGAAACAATGAAATTTAATATTCACAATGGATAAACATCGTGAAACATTATTCCTAGAAGAAGCCATAAGTACTCCCCTAGTTCCAAATTATAGATAGTTTTAATTTTATTTACGTTCATAGTTTTGCAATGTATCAAGATACACACTGTATCGAAATGCATAATAAAATCTATGTATCAAAAAAGCCAAAATAATTACTTATTCATAGCGTACTATTATTTGTTCGTCATGCTTAATCTTCTCATTCGTGCAAAACACATATTTGTTCCAGCGATTCAAGCATGTGTTTGCAGTAATAAAAATAATAATTCagtaataaaaatattttttaaagaTAAAATTTAAAATATAGTCAAGTGCGATCTTATTCAAGATCTTATCATAACGGTTCAACCGAAATTTAGTTCGGATGTTCGGTTTGAAATTTATGGATTTTTTTAGTTTCGCGCACTCTTGTATACGAGGTGATGTTATTTAGTGTGTACTATTCCTGTATGCATGACCCTATTCCCATTCTTAATTTGAACAGCCGACAGCCCAATTAGCTATCATTGTCTTATTTATTTGTGATCCACCACTCTTTAGGTGACAACTGGCGGATTTGTAGCCTCTGGCGATATATAACCCCACCCCGTATTTAGCCACGCCCGCAACCACCCCACGATGCCAGCCCTCAGATGCCCGCCACGTGTCGCGCTCCGGCTTCCTCGTCGTCCCCGCCCGCGGCCCGCGGTCACGCGTCCCGCAAACGGACTGGTATTAAATGCGCCCCCGCTCTCCCACCTCCTCATCCCCGACCCCAACTCACCCCCGCGAGAGCCCAAGGCCCGCGAAGCGACTGATGTGTCGGGGGCAGTGAGGATCGCGCGCTGCCGCAGCCGGCAATGACCTCCGCGGTGCTCGCCGGCCGGAATGAGGTCCACCACCCGCACCCGCACCACCGCCACTGGGGCGGCGCCCGCGTCCCCCTCGTGCCCAAGCCGTCGTCCAACCCTAACCCTAGGCGCCACCGCGCGGCCCCAGCGAATCCGATCCCCGGCGGCCCGCCAACGCCGCCACGGGCCGTCCCAGcggcgccggagccggagccttCATCCTCGGGGCACGTCAAGTTCAGGCCGTCGGAGATGACCCCCGCCGAGGCGCGTCAGCTCCGGGCGCGgctcgccggtgagctcggccgCGTCCGCGCGCTCCTCTCCCGCGTCGACACGTGGCAGGacggccagcgccgccgccgtgcggcCGCGGACCCTGGgccggagcagcagcagccgccacCGCGCGCGCGCTGCGAatcccctcccccgccgcctgcgCTGGTGGAGGCGATGCAGAAGCGGTGCGCCGAGATCCTGATGCGGCTGCGCAAGTCGAAGAACAGCGTGTGGTTCAACTCCCCCGTCGACGTCGAGGGCCTCAAGCTGCACGACTACCACGCCATCATCCGGAGCCCCATGGATCTCGGCACCGTCAAgcagaacctcgccgccggccggtaCCCCTCGCACGAGGCGTTTGCCAACGACGTCCGTCTCACCTTCAACAACGCGGTGCGGTACAACCCGCCCGACCACCACGTGCACAGGTACGCCGGCAGCCTCCTCGCCACGTTCGAGGGGCTGTACAGGGAGGCCGTCTCGTGGTTCGAGCAGCAGCGCCAGCCTGCTGTCGAGCCGCCAATGCCGCTGGATTtgttgccgccgccgcagcaacCGGTCTCTGTGCCAGTGCAGGCGCCCCCTAGGATGGGGGCTGGGAGGAGGCCCAAGCCCAAGGCGAGGGAGCTAAACAAGAGGGGGATGGAcgaggaggagaagcagaagcTGAGGGTGGAGGTCGAGAACCTGCCGGAGGAGAAGATGGTGAACGTGCTGCAGATTGTGCAGAAGAGGAATAGTGATCCGGCACTGACAGGCGAGGTTGTGGAGCTTGATTTCGACGAGCTGGATACTGAGACCCTGTGGGAGCTTGATCGATTCGTGGTCAACTGGAGGAGGGCGCTAAAGAAGAGCCAGCGGAATTCCGTGATGAATGGTGATGCTGCTGCTGTGATGAATGGGGACGCCATTGATGTGACTGTTGTTCCAGATGAGGATGACATGGTGCAGGTGGATGCCAACCCACCCATGATGGTTGAAACCGGAGATTCGGTATGGCCTGCGGAAGCAACATGGCTGGTTTTTCTTCTGAATCCGTGGCGTCTGCATTGTGGTCTAGTGCTGATCCTGTTTCTGTTGCTTATTCCAGGAGACTGACATGCCGGAGAAGAGAGCAGCGGAGCCGGACATGGCTGATGAGTATGTGGATATCGGCGATGAGATGCCGACGGTGAACTACCAGTCGGTGGAAATCGAGAAGGATGCCCAAGTGGGTAGCAGCTCAAGCGGGTCTGGAAGTGGCTCATCTTCATCCAGTGGTATGCATGGTGGGAGTAGATGAGTAGTATCACCCCAACTGCTGATTTGTCAATGATTTGTCAATTGAGTAGCCGTTTAATTCATTA
The Panicum hallii strain FIL2 chromosome 6, PHallii_v3.1, whole genome shotgun sequence genome window above contains:
- the LOC112897581 gene encoding transcription factor GTE7-like, with protein sequence MTSAVLAGRNEVHHPHPHHRHWGGARVPLVPKPSSNPNPRRHRAAPANPIPGGPPTPPRAVPAAPEPEPSSSGHVKFRPSEMTPAEARQLRARLAGELGRVRALLSRVDTWQDGQRRRRAAADPGPEQQQPPPRARCESPPPPPALVEAMQKRCAEILMRLRKSKNSVWFNSPVDVEGLKLHDYHAIIRSPMDLGTVKQNLAAGRYPSHEAFANDVRLTFNNAVRYNPPDHHVHRYAGSLLATFEGLYREAVSWFEQQRQPAVEPPMPLDLLPPPQQPVSVPVQAPPRMGAGRRPKPKARELNKRGMDEEEKQKLRVEVENLPEEKMVNVLQIVQKRNSDPALTGEVVELDFDELDTETLWELDRFVVNWRRALKKSQRNSVMNGDAAAVMNGDAIDVTVVPDEDDMVQVDANPPMMVETGDSETDMPEKRAAEPDMADEYVDIGDEMPTVNYQSVEIEKDAQVGSSSSGSGSGSSSSSDSDSDSDSDGDDARSPN